In the Sulfolobales archaeon genome, one interval contains:
- a CDS encoding Lrp/AsnC ligand binding domain-containing protein has protein sequence MIVYVLIQVQVGRVGDVLSKVRALKGVVEAHSVTGEYDVICKVEARDLEEVKRIVVEGIHRVEGVVRTVTLIAID, from the coding sequence ATGATCGTGTATGTCCTTATACAGGTTCAGGTAGGTAGAGTGGGGGATGTGCTGAGCAAGGTTAGAGCGTTGAAAGGGGTTGTTGAGGCCCACTCTGTAACTGGTGAATATGATGTTATATGCAAGGTGGAGGCTCGGGATCTGGAGGAGGTTAAGAGGATAGTGGTTGAGGGAATCCACAGGGTAGAGGGTGTTGTGAGAACAGTAACTCTCATAGCTATTGATTAG
- a CDS encoding BtpA/SgcQ family protein, with translation MYRAIAVIHLPRLPYIASRAEHGVEEIVERATSEAKILEGLGYNAIIVENFRDHPYRKRVLDPLAISSMSIVVREVVRSTSLEVGVNMLRNSGREAYSIAVASGARFIRVNSLIETIVSDSGIIEPEAPRLSTIRRNYPGVKVYADIAVKHAVSLNYVLSIIESEALIRRVGASEGLQDYLGELVRDYVERGGADALIVTGLRTGEPPSIDFLKIVKKNSSVPVLVGSGASPENIEKLARYSDGVIVGSYIREGGKAGKPLDLERARRFIEKIRSL, from the coding sequence ATCTATAGGGCTATAGCTGTTATTCATCTCCCGAGGCTACCATATATAGCTTCGAGGGCTGAGCACGGTGTTGAGGAGATAGTTGAGAGGGCTACTTCAGAAGCAAAGATCCTCGAAGGGCTTGGATACAATGCCATTATCGTGGAGAACTTCAGGGATCACCCGTATAGGAAGAGGGTTCTAGACCCCCTTGCAATATCATCTATGAGCATTGTGGTGAGGGAAGTTGTGAGATCAACATCTCTGGAGGTTGGCGTTAACATGCTGAGGAACTCTGGGAGAGAGGCATACTCAATAGCAGTTGCCTCTGGAGCTAGGTTTATAAGGGTTAACTCTCTGATCGAGACCATAGTATCGGATTCAGGGATCATAGAGCCCGAGGCCCCCAGACTCTCGACTATAAGGAGGAACTACCCTGGGGTCAAGGTATATGCTGACATAGCTGTTAAACACGCTGTTAGCCTGAACTACGTGCTATCAATAATAGAGTCTGAGGCATTGATTAGAAGGGTTGGAGCATCTGAGGGGCTCCAGGACTATCTAGGGGAGCTAGTTAGAGACTATGTGGAAAGGGGAGGCGCCGACGCCCTAATAGTCACGGGGCTGAGAACAGGGGAGCCCCCTTCTATAGATTTTCTAAAGATTGTTAAGAAGAACTCATCAGTCCCCGTCCTAGTTGGGAGCGGGGCATCGCCTGAGAATATAGAGAAGCTAGCTAGATATTCAGACGGGGTTATAGTGGGATCATATATTAGGGAGGGCGGCAAAGCCGGGAAACCCCTGGATCTGGAGAGGGCTAGGAGGTTTATAGAGAAAATACGATCCCTATAG